A genomic region of Arachis stenosperma cultivar V10309 chromosome 9, arast.V10309.gnm1.PFL2, whole genome shotgun sequence contains the following coding sequences:
- the LOC130948460 gene encoding uncharacterized protein LOC130948460 produces MVSGNIFHCRKNSWPPEEYINKATLQLFDFDSAAPPEQAWRRRLNSHANLLKEFSVTFMEAIKMVRLGIRIWSYVREEASHGRKAPIDPFTRESCKPSATQGVPLGGMGSGSISRGFRGEFRQWQIIPGLCEASPVMANQFSIFVSRDGGNKSFASVLAPGQHEGLGSHKKADDQGISSWGWNLNGQHSTYHALFPRAWTVYDGEPDPELKVSCRQISPFIPHNYRESSLPAAVFVYTLVNTGKERAKVSLLFTWVNSIGGNSHLTGGHVNEPFIAEDGVSGVLLHHKTGKGNPPVTFAIAACETQNVSVSVLPKFGLSEKSSTTAKGMWCKMVQDGQFDRENFSSGASMPSSPGETLCAAVSASTWVEPHGKCTVAFSLAWSSPKVKFSKGSTFHRRYTKFYGTSERAAKDLAHDALTQYKRWEEDIEKWQNPILQDESLPEWYKFTLFNELYFLVAGGTIWIDSPLPSSNMRNKSRDQVKELENTEVKVTEAKVSRRQGADAGRTTDSTYDVEYTTDSASDVDCMVDGVDEKHRGDLSQESDASVTLAMMDQQYDRDDVGRFLYLEGVEYIMWCTYDVHFYASFALLELFPRIELNIQRDFAKAVLCEDGRKVKFLAEGNCGIRKVRGAVPHDLGTHDPWREMNAYNIHDTSKWKDLNPKFVLQVYRDFAATGDMSFGVDVWPAVRAAMEYMEQFDRDGDGLIENDGFPDQTYDTWTVHGVSAYCGCLWLAALQAAAAMALQLGDRDFAETCKRKFLKAKPAFEQNLWNGSYFNYDSGSSSNSKSIQADQLAGQWYTASSGLPPLFDESKIKSALRKVYDFNVMKVKGGKMGAVNGMHPNGKVDETCMQSREIWTGVTYGVASTMILAGMEEEAFATAEGIFQAGWSEDGYGYWFQTPEAWTMDGHYRSLIYMRPLSIWGMQYALTLPKAILDAPKINIMDRIHLSPLNGGFPHNETGVRKIANKAKCFGNSVFHCAC; encoded by the exons ATGGTTAGCGGCAACATTTTTCACTGTAGAAAGAATTCATGGCCGCCTGAAGAGTATATCAATAAAGCCACTTTACAGCTG TTTGATTTTGATAGTGCTGCACCACCTGAGCAAGCTTGGAGAAGGAGATTAAACAGCCATGCCAATCTTCTTAAAGAATTTAGTGTCACTTTTATGGAAGCTATTAAGATG GTTCGATTAGGCATACGCATATGGTCATACGTAAGGGAAGAGGCTTCTCATGGAAGG AAAGCCCCTATTGATCCTTTCACTCGAGAAAGTTGTAAGCCATCTGCAACTCAAGGAGTTCCACTTGGAGGGATGGG GAGTGGCAGCATATCAAGGGGATTTAGAGGCGAGTTCCGACAATGGCAAATTATCCCTGGTTTATGTGAAGCTTCACCTGTCATGGCCAACCAGTTTTCT ATTTTTGTTAGTAGAGATGGAGGAAACAAAAGCTTTGCATCAGTTTTGGCGCCTGGACAGCATGAAGGCTTAGG gTCCCACAAGAAAGCTGATGATCAGGGTATATCATCATGGGGGTGGAATCTTAATGGCCAGCACTCAACGTACCATGCTTTATTTCCAAGAGCTTGGACAGTTTATGATG GTGAGCCAGACCCAGAACTTAAAGTGTCTTGCCGGCAGATATCACCTTTCATACCGCATAATTATAGAGAAAGCAGTCTACCAGCTGCTGTTTTTGTTTACACA TTGGTAAACACTGGTAAGGAGAGAGCTAAAGTCAGCCTTCTATTTACTTGGGTG AATTCCATTGGTGGAAACTCACACTTAACAGGAGGTCATGTAAATGAGCCGTTTAT AGCTGAAGATGGAGTCTCCGGAGTACTTCTACATCACAA GACAGGAAAAGGTAACCCTCCTGTAACCTTTGCAATAGCCGCATGTGAGACACAGAATGTTAGTGTTTCTGTTTTACCGAAGTTTGGGCTCTCTGAAAAAAGTAGCACAACAGCAAAAGGCATGTGGTGTAAAATGGTGCAG GATGGACAATTTGACCGGGAGAATTTCTCTTCTGGAGCTAGTATGCCCTCATCACCTGGAGAGACTCTATGTGCTGCTGTTTCAGCTTCAACGTGGGTGGAACCCCATGGAAAATGCACTGTGGCATTTAGTCTTGCATGGTCATCTCCAAAAGTAAAGTTCTCAAAAGGCAGCACTTTTCATAG GAGATacacaaaattttatgggaCTTCTGAGAGAGCTGCAAAGGACTTGGCCCATGATGCATTAACTC AATACAAACGATGGGAAGAAGACATTGAGAAATGGCAAAATCCTATTCTTCAGGATGAGTCATTACCAGAATG GTACAAGTTCACATTGTTCAATGAACTCTACTTTCTTGTTGCTGGAGGAACAATTTGGATTG ACTCGCCTTTGCCATCTTCAAATATGAGGAATAAAAGCCGGGATCAGGTAAAAGAATTGGAAAATACAGAAGTCAAAGTGACCGAAGCCAAAGTGAGTCGTAGACAAGGTGCAGATGCTGGGCGTACAACAGATAGCACCTATGATGTTGAGTATACAACAGATAGTGCCAGTGACGTTGATTGCATGGTAGATGGTGTGGATGAAAAACATCGTGGTGATCTCTCCCAAGAAAGTGATGCTAGTGTTACTCTGGCAATGATGGACCAGCAATATGACAGAGATGATGTTGGAAGGTTTCTGTACTTGGAAGGTGTTGAATATATCATGTGGTGCACATATGATGTGCACTTCTATGCTTCGTTTGCCCTTCTTGAGCTCTTTCCAAGGATTGAATTAAATATACAGCGTGACTTCGCTAAAGCTGTATTGTGTGAAGATGGAAGAAAAGTGAAGTTTCTGGCAGAGGGCAACTGCGGAATTCGTAAGGTTAGAGGGGCTGTGCCTCATGATCTTGGGACACACGATCCATGGCGTGAAATGAATGCTTATAACATTCATGATACTAGCAAGTGGAAGGACCTGAACCCCAAATTTGTACTTCAGGTGTATCGAGATTTTGCTGCAACAGGGGACATGTCCTTTGGAGTTGATGTGTGGCCTGCTGTACGAGCTGCAATGGAGTATATGGAACAATTTGATAGAGATGGCGATGGTCTTATTGAGAATGATGGGTTCCCTGATCAAACATATGATACATGGACAGTGCATGGTGTGAGTGCTTATTGTGGTTGCCTTTGGCTTGCTGCCCTTCAAGCCGCAGCTGCAATGGCCCTTCAACTAGGTGACAGAGATTTTGCAGAAACATGCAAAAGGAAGTTTTTGAAGGCTAAACCAGCGTTTGAACAGAATTTGTGGAATGGTTCTTATTTCAACTATGACAGTGGATCAAGTAGTAACAGTAAATCAATTCAAGCTGATCAATTGGCTGGGCAATGGTATACAGCATCATCGGGGCTTCCTCCACTTTTTGATGAGTCCAAGATCAAAAGTGCTCTCCGGAAGGTGTATGATTTCAATGTAATGAAAGTTAAAGGAGGCAAGATGGGGGCCGTGAATGGCATGCATCCCAATGGCAAGGTGGATGAGACCTGCATGCAGTCTCGCGAAATTTGGACAGGTGTGACCTACGGTGTTGCTTCTACGATGATCCTTGCAGGAATGGAAGAGGAGGCATTTGCAACTGCCGAGGGTATATTTCAAGCAGGCTGGTCAGAAGACGGATATGG GTACTGGTTTCAGACACCAGAGGCATGGACAATGGATGGACACTACAGGTCTCTCATTTACATGAGGCCACTTTCAATTTGGGGTATGCAATATGCATTAACATTGCCCAAGGCAATTCTTGATGCCCCTAAAATTAACATCATGGACAGAATCCACCTATCTCCTCTTAATGGAGGATTCCCCCATAATGAAACAGGTGTAAGGAAAATTGCAAATAAAGCAAAATGCTTTGGAAATTCTGTGTTTCATTGTGCGTGCTGA